In Nymphaea colorata isolate Beijing-Zhang1983 chromosome 5, ASM883128v2, whole genome shotgun sequence, one genomic interval encodes:
- the LOC116254011 gene encoding elongator complex protein 6, translated as MMKLLEEVLGRDGLRGGGSAGGSGRTILIKDCVETSGRFLLHHLIRTILMPKSPSPPSGPLFFLSLSEPFSHYDRILRKLGCNLVSQRDSNKFMFFDMLRLESVDKDEGKDGRLIDLYGVIHNAVKTSIYSQCNQGHFTIIVDDISLLEIVAHGDSDSVLDFLHYCQTLTSEEGCLLILLGHQDIYANMEYDRFLSQVEHNSDVVINVEPLALGLATDVHGQLTVERKGIVDQQGQVGLKHHNFHFRIKENCAEYFRPGSQISMNL; from the exons ATGATGAAGTTGCTGGAGGAAGTGTTGGGCCGTGACGGATTGCGGGGCGGTGGTTCTGCTGGTGGTAGTGGTCGAACGATCCTCATCAAAGACTGTGTTGAAACGAGCGGCAGATTCCTTCTTCATCACCTGATCAGGACCATTCTCATGCCCAAATCCCCCTCTCCTCCTTCAGGACCTCtgttcttcctctctctgtcaGAACCCTTCTCTCACTACGATCGCATCCTAAGGAAGCTt GGCTGCAACTTGGTGTCACAGAGAGATTCTAACAAATTCATGTTCTTTGACATGCTTCGACTGGAGTCTGTGG ATAAGGATGAAGGCAAGGATGGCAGATTGATCGACTTGTATGGAGTAATTCACAATGCCGTGAAGACAAGCATTTATTCTCAATGCAATCAGGGGCATTTCACAATTATAGTTGATGACATAAGTCTCCTCGAGATTGTTGCCCATGGAGATTCAGACTCTGTTTTGGATTTTCTGCACTACTGTCAAACCTTAACTTCTGAAGAG GGGTGCTTGCTGATTCTCTTGGGCCACCAAGACATCTACGCGAATATGGAGTACGATAGATTCCTGTCACAAGTCGAGCACAATTCAGATGTTGTAATAAACGTCGAGCCACTAGCCCTAGGCTTGGCCACGGATGTGCATGGGCAG CTGACAGTTGAAAGAAAAGGGATTGTTGATCAACAAGGGCAGGTTGGTCTCAAGCACCATAACTTCCATTTCAGAATTAAGGAAAACTGTGCTGAATACTTTCGTCCTGGAAGTCAGATATCAATGAACCTGTAA
- the LOC116254607 gene encoding enoyl-[acyl-carrier-protein] reductase, mitochondrial, translating into MSGSIAIGRCGGGREATRLSQRIPPFFRRCLLSAPPGRRSLLRVFSSACSASPPSKAAVYDQEGPPVEVTRLVDLPPVNLSEKDVCVKMLAAPINPSDINRIEGVYPIRPPVPAIGGYEGVGEVFSLGSAVRNLSPGDWVIPSPPSFGTWQSYIVKPEDAWHKVRKDIPMEYAATVTVNPLTALRMLEDFVDLKSGDVIVQNGATSIVGQCVIQLARARGVHSVNIIRDRLGADQVIKKLKELGANEVYTESDLQLKDIKAFLRGLPEPVLGFNCIGGNAASLVLKLLRHGGTMVTYGGMSKKPVTVSTSSFIFKDLALRGFWLQRWMTSDKAKECRVMIDYLLSLVKDGQLKYELQMVPFESFDLAFSRALGKHGSHPKQVLKFH; encoded by the exons ATGAGTGGCAGCATTGCTATCGGCAGGTGCGGTGGAGGTAGAGAAGCAACGAGATTGTCCCAACGGATTCCACCCTTTTTCCGGCGATGTCTCCTCTCCGCGCCGCCAGGTCGCCGCTCTCTCCTCCGCGTCTTCTCTTCTGCGTGCAGCGCCTCCCCACCTTCCAAGGCCGCCGTCTACGATCAGGAGGGCCCCCCTGTCGAAGTCaccag ATTGGTTGATCTTCCTCCCGTCAACTTAAGCGAAAAAGATGTTTGTGTCAAGATGCTGGCAGCACCAATCAATCCCTCCGACATCAATAGAATTGAAG GTGTATATCCAATCCGGCCACCAGTACCTGCAATTGGTGGATATGAAGGGGTTGGGGAAGTATTTTCATTGGGTTCTGCCGTGAGGAACCTTTCTCCTGGTGATTGGGTGATACCTTCTCCTCCATCTTTTG GGACATGGCAGAGTTATATTGTCAAGCCAGAGGATGCATGGCACAAAGTTAGAAAAGATATTCCTATGGAATATGCTGCCACAGTGACTGTAAATCCTTTGACAGCTCTCCGGATGTTGGAGGATTTTGTTGATCTCAAATCTG GAGATGTTATTGTACAGAATGGCGCAACAAGTATTGTGGGTCAATGTGTTATTCAACTTGCACGGGCTAGAGGAGTCCACAGTGTTAATATTATCAGAGACAG GCTTGGCGCagatcaagtgataaagaaacTGAAAGAGCTTGGTGCAAATGAGGTTTACACTGAAAGCGATTTGCAACTGAAGGACATCAAGGCTTTTTTG CGTGGCCTTCCTGAACCCGTATTAGGTTTCAACTGTATTGGTGGAAATGCTGCCAGTTTGGTGCTTAAGTTATTGAG GCATGGAGGGACTATGGTGACTTATGGTGGCATGTCTAAGAAGCCAGTCACTGTTTCCACttcatctttcatttttaaG GATCTTGCACTCCGTGGCTTTTGGTTGCAAAGGTGGATGACTTCAGACAAGGCAAAGGAATGCAGGGTAATGATTGATTATCTGTTGAGCTTAGTGAAGGATGGGCAATTGAAATACGA GCTGCAAATGGTTCCGTTTGAGAGTTTTGATCTGGCTTTTTCCAGGGCACTAGGGAAACATGGGAGTCATCCAAAACAGGTTCTGAAATTTCACTAA